In Methanobrevibacter sp., one DNA window encodes the following:
- a CDS encoding sirohydrochlorin cobaltochelatase, producing the protein MNDKIILVVSFGTSYNENRALTIGAIEKDIAEAFPDYEMRRAFTSQMVINILKKRDDLAIDNVGEALERALNDGVKTVIIQPTHIMNGTEYHFKIKDTVEKYLDKFENIPIADPLLITDEDFEDLIASITTKGDYDDDTAVVFMGHGSPAESNMVYTKLQGMLNDKGFNNYYIGTVEAEPDYDDVLAMVKEKDYKKIVLKPLMVVAGDHATNDMAGDEEDSWKSMFASEGYEVECVVEGLAQSKDIRDVYIKHAQKAIDGLN; encoded by the coding sequence ATGAATGATAAGATTATTTTAGTGGTAAGTTTTGGAACTTCCTATAATGAAAACCGTGCTCTCACCATTGGAGCTATTGAAAAGGACATTGCGGAAGCATTTCCTGATTATGAGATGAGAAGGGCATTCACAAGTCAGATGGTCATAAACATATTGAAAAAACGTGATGACTTGGCAATTGACAATGTGGGAGAGGCTCTTGAAAGAGCATTGAATGATGGCGTAAAGACAGTCATTATCCAACCAACCCACATCATGAACGGTACTGAATATCATTTCAAGATCAAGGATACTGTAGAGAAGTATCTTGATAAGTTTGAAAACATTCCAATTGCAGATCCTTTATTAATCACTGATGAGGACTTTGAAGACTTGATTGCAAGCATAACCACTAAAGGGGACTATGATGATGACACCGCTGTAGTATTCATGGGTCATGGTTCTCCTGCAGAAAGTAATATGGTCTATACCAAATTGCAAGGAATGTTAAATGATAAAGGTTTCAACAATTATTACATCGGTACCGTTGAAGCCGAACCTGACTATGATGATGTTTTGGCTATGGTTAAAGAGAAAGACTATAAGAAGATTGTACTCAAACCATTGATGGTAGTTGCTGGTGACCATGCTACAAATGATATGGCTGGAGATGAGGAGGATTCCTGGAAATCAATGTTTGCATCAGAAGGCTATGAGGTTGAATGTGTCGTAGAAGGATTGGCACAATCCAAAGACATTAGGGATGTTTACATCAAGCATGCTCAAAAAGCCATTGATGGCTTGAATTAA
- a CDS encoding precorrin-8X methylmutase: MKIELEQVEPAEIESRSMEIIESELPHEIDPKLAPIIKRAVHTAADFDYVDNLCFSEGVVDKALEAIRNGACIVTDTQMAKAGINKNELKKHGGEVFCFMSDDDVREMAKKNHSTRARASMDKAASLDKPLIFAIGNAPTALIRLYELIQEGKLKPELIIGVPVGFVNVVQSKELIMQCDVPYIVARGRKGGSNVAAAISNALLYILRDQDK; encoded by the coding sequence ATGAAAATTGAGTTAGAACAAGTTGAGCCTGCTGAAATTGAAAGCAGAAGTATGGAAATCATTGAATCTGAACTTCCTCATGAAATTGATCCTAAATTGGCGCCAATCATCAAAAGGGCGGTTCACACAGCTGCCGATTTTGATTATGTGGATAACTTATGCTTTAGCGAAGGTGTTGTGGACAAGGCGTTGGAAGCAATCAGGAATGGTGCTTGCATTGTAACCGACACTCAAATGGCAAAGGCAGGAATCAACAAGAATGAACTTAAGAAGCATGGCGGGGAAGTCTTCTGCTTCATGAGTGATGATGACGTTAGGGAAATGGCTAAGAAGAACCATTCAACCCGTGCAAGGGCATCTATGGATAAGGCAGCAAGCTTGGACAAGCCTTTGATCTTTGCAATCGGAAATGCACCAACCGCATTGATTAGATTGTATGAATTGATTCAGGAAGGAAAACTCAAACCGGAACTTATCATAGGAGTTCCTGTCGGTTTTGTAAATGTTGTCCAATCAAAGGAATTGATCATGCAATGTGACGTTCCATATATCGTTGCTCGTGGACGTAAAGGCGGAAGCAATGTTGCAGCAGCTATTTCAAATGCATTGCTGTACATCTTAAGAGATCAGGATAAATAG
- a CDS encoding cobyrinate a,c-diamide synthase, with product MNRILISGTNSNCGKTTITMALLAAFKNRGLEIASFKSGPDYIDPMFHRKVFDVETHNLDPYFSTEEMLCDQFIRNCGKDLSIIEGAMGYYDGIGVEGKASAWEVAKSIKAPVVLIIDAKGMSNSAAAIITGFKEFKKDSMVEGVIFNNISPMLYPLLRDIVENAGVKAYGFLPREEKYSVGSRNLGLITADEIEDIKEKINGLRELAEKYIDLDGLYELAQSAPVLEASDDYKELIESSQSNDGEPKPRIAVSRDNAFCFMYKENIEILEDLGCEVVYFSPLEDEGLPEDISGLYLCGGYPELYPDELSNNKKMCQAIKDIISKGIPTIAECGGFMYLHDSIENVPMVGFIKGNCIKTDKLQRFGYIEITALEDNLLCDKGESIRVHEFHYYDSENCGESFMAKKASNGIEYLCCHGSDSLYAGFPHIYLPANPNFAKSFVEHAKKWKG from the coding sequence ATGAATAGGATACTGATTTCTGGAACCAACAGTAACTGTGGAAAGACAACAATTACTATGGCATTGCTTGCAGCATTTAAAAATAGGGGCTTGGAGATTGCTTCATTCAAATCAGGTCCTGATTATATCGATCCTATGTTCCATCGTAAGGTCTTTGATGTGGAAACCCATAATTTGGATCCTTACTTTTCAACAGAAGAGATGCTATGCGACCAGTTCATCAGAAACTGCGGAAAGGATTTAAGCATAATTGAAGGGGCTATGGGATACTATGATGGAATTGGCGTAGAAGGAAAGGCAAGCGCTTGGGAAGTTGCCAAATCCATTAAGGCTCCGGTGGTACTCATAATTGATGCTAAGGGAATGAGCAATTCTGCAGCAGCGATTATTACAGGATTCAAGGAATTCAAAAAAGACAGTATGGTTGAAGGAGTCATATTCAATAATATTTCCCCAATGTTATATCCGCTTTTAAGGGATATTGTGGAAAATGCAGGTGTTAAGGCTTATGGATTCCTGCCAAGGGAAGAGAAGTATTCTGTAGGAAGCAGAAACTTAGGACTCATCACTGCTGATGAAATCGAGGACATTAAGGAGAAGATAAACGGTCTTAGGGAATTGGCGGAAAAATACATAGATTTGGATGGATTGTATGAATTGGCACAGTCCGCTCCGGTGCTTGAAGCAAGTGATGATTATAAGGAATTGATTGAAAGTTCACAATCTAATGATGGTGAACCTAAGCCTCGCATTGCGGTTTCCCGTGACAATGCTTTCTGTTTCATGTATAAGGAAAACATTGAGATATTGGAGGATTTGGGATGTGAAGTTGTCTATTTCAGTCCATTGGAAGATGAAGGGCTTCCAGAAGATATCTCTGGATTATACTTATGCGGAGGCTATCCTGAATTGTATCCTGATGAATTGTCCAACAATAAAAAGATGTGTCAGGCAATCAAGGACATAATAAGCAAGGGAATTCCTACAATAGCCGAATGTGGAGGTTTCATGTATTTGCATGATTCCATTGAGAATGTTCCTATGGTCGGATTCATAAAAGGAAACTGCATTAAAACAGATAAACTGCAACGTTTCGGATATATTGAAATCACTGCCCTTGAAGATAACCTATTATGTGACAAAGGAGAAAGCATTAGAGTGCATGAATTCCATTATTATGACAGTGAAAACTGTGGAGAATCATTTATGGCTAAAAAGGCATCAAATGGCATAGAATATCTTTGCTGTCATGGCTCAGACAGTCTTTATGCTGGTTTCCCACATATCTATCTTCCTGCAAATCCGAATTTTGCAAAGTCATTTGTGGAACATGCCAAAAAGTGGAAGGGTTAA
- the cbiE gene encoding precorrin-6y C5,15-methyltransferase (decarboxylating) subunit CbiE: protein MKEINIIGMGMSERTLTAEALRLIQDADILIGAKRLINEFAHLNKPSFNAYLSDDILKIIEETDAEKIAILVSGDVGFYSAAEKLTDTLKEYDPSLITGISSVSYFFAKCSLPWKDANLISCHGLDTNIVSSVRRNEYTFALTGKNIPELQKELVKYGFGDLKVWVGENLGSEEESIQESTINELGGRQFSSLTVLIIKNPDFDSRIRTGIPDEEFIRGKVPMTKSEVRAVCLSKLSIKPDDIAYDIGCGTGSVTIEMAFAAYEGKVYAFDKNEEAIALLNQNCEKFHLDNVEAICGLAPDCLKDLPVPDVAFIGGSSGNMDEIASYLYGINDRMRFVITAVTLENAMAGLESLKNIGISGDIVQVAVSKGRQIADLHMLIAQNPIFIISGCGADE, encoded by the coding sequence ATGAAGGAAATCAATATTATTGGAATGGGAATGAGTGAAAGGACACTTACTGCTGAAGCTTTAAGACTCATTCAGGATGCGGATATATTAATAGGCGCTAAAAGATTGATCAATGAGTTCGCTCACTTAAATAAACCTAGTTTTAATGCTTATTTATCTGATGACATATTGAAAATAATTGAAGAGACAGATGCAGAAAAAATTGCTATCCTGGTATCTGGAGATGTTGGATTTTACAGTGCAGCAGAAAAATTGACAGATACTTTAAAGGAATATGATCCTAGTCTAATCACTGGAATCTCTTCTGTTTCCTATTTCTTTGCAAAATGCAGTCTTCCTTGGAAGGATGCAAACTTGATAAGCTGTCATGGGCTTGATACAAATATAGTCTCTTCAGTTAGAAGAAATGAATACACATTTGCCTTAACTGGCAAGAACATTCCAGAATTACAAAAGGAACTGGTCAAATATGGATTTGGAGATTTGAAGGTCTGGGTTGGCGAAAACCTGGGATCTGAAGAGGAATCCATTCAAGAAAGCACCATAAATGAATTGGGCGGAAGGCAGTTCAGTTCCCTGACTGTCTTGATTATTAAAAATCCTGATTTTGATTCAAGAATCAGAACAGGCATTCCCGATGAGGAATTCATTAGAGGAAAAGTCCCAATGACAAAGTCAGAGGTGCGTGCTGTCTGCTTATCAAAATTATCAATAAAACCTGATGACATAGCATATGACATTGGCTGTGGAACAGGTTCTGTAACAATCGAAATGGCATTTGCAGCTTATGAAGGAAAGGTTTATGCCTTCGATAAGAATGAAGAGGCAATTGCTTTATTAAATCAAAACTGTGAAAAGTTCCATTTGGATAATGTAGAAGCAATCTGTGGTTTGGCGCCTGACTGCTTAAAAGATTTACCTGTTCCAGATGTGGCTTTCATTGGAGGAAGCTCTGGAAACATGGATGAAATTGCAAGTTATCTCTATGGCATAAATGATAGGATGAGATTTGTCATTACTGCAGTGACTCTTGAAAATGCCATGGCTGGATTGGAATCATTGAAGAATATTGGAATAAGCGGGGACATTGTTCAGGTTGCCGTTTCAAAAGGCAGGCAAATTGCTGACTTGCATATGTTGATAGCTCAAAACCCTATATTCATTATTAGCGGATGTGGTGCTGATGAATAG
- the cobK gene encoding precorrin-6A reductase — translation MHKIVLFGGTTEGRLLTEFLSQNKVPSIVCVATEYGEKVLEYEPPVIVQPKRLKPGPMRKLFEDEQTEFVFDATHPYATEISKHIKEACDEMGIEYIRVLRESIEIEGAVKVSSMDELIDYLNQTEGLIFSSMGAKEAEALTDVKNFQERVYLRMLPSPEGMGHCLDLGYPMKNLCGMQGPFSKEFNMAQFKEVGADILVTKESGNVGGFLEKTDAAKECGMEVVVLSRLVKEEGISVEEAKDTIRSKCL, via the coding sequence ATGCACAAAATTGTTTTGTTTGGAGGAACAACTGAGGGACGTCTTTTAACTGAATTCCTGTCCCAAAATAAGGTTCCATCCATTGTATGTGTTGCGACTGAATATGGGGAGAAAGTCTTGGAATACGAACCTCCTGTCATAGTTCAGCCTAAAAGATTGAAACCTGGCCCTATGAGAAAACTATTTGAAGATGAGCAAACCGAGTTTGTCTTTGATGCGACACATCCTTATGCAACCGAAATAAGCAAGCACATCAAGGAAGCTTGTGATGAGATGGGCATCGAATACATTCGAGTATTGAGGGAATCCATTGAGATTGAAGGTGCCGTTAAAGTTTCCAGCATGGACGAGTTGATTGATTATCTAAACCAAACAGAAGGATTGATATTCTCATCTATGGGTGCTAAGGAAGCTGAAGCCCTAACTGATGTAAAGAATTTCCAGGAAAGGGTTTATTTGCGTATGTTGCCTTCACCTGAAGGAATGGGGCATTGCCTTGATTTGGGATATCCTATGAAAAACCTTTGCGGAATGCAGGGGCCTTTCTCTAAGGAATTTAATATGGCTCAATTTAAGGAAGTCGGTGCAGACATACTTGTCACAAAGGAATCAGGCAATGTTGGAGGATTTTTGGAAAAGACAGATGCCGCTAAGGAGTGTGGCATGGAAGTGGTTGTCTTATCCAGATTGGTTAAGGAAGAAGGGATTAGCGTAGAGGAAGCTAAGGACACTATTAGGAGCAAGTGCTTATGA
- the cobJ gene encoding precorrin-3B C(17)-methyltransferase gives MKCVSVVGIGPGNELYLSIAAKETLEDSDLIVGYKKYVELVEEYLPEKEYLYTGMTKEVDRCRMALEKASEGNMVSVVCSGDAGVYGMAGLVYELSIDYPDVEIDIVPGISAVLSGSAVLGAPIGHDFAVISLSDLLTPWELIEKRLALAGEGDFCICLYNPSSHKRKDYLKKACEILLKYKDEDTICGYVRNIGREGEEYHITNLLELRDTEVDMFTTVFIGNANTMVIDDKMVTPRGYKGV, from the coding sequence ATGAAATGTGTGTCTGTTGTTGGTATCGGGCCTGGAAATGAGTTATACCTTAGCATTGCAGCTAAGGAAACTCTTGAGGATTCAGATTTGATTGTTGGCTATAAGAAATATGTGGAACTTGTTGAAGAGTATCTGCCTGAAAAGGAGTATCTCTACACTGGAATGACAAAGGAAGTTGACCGTTGCAGGATGGCATTGGAAAAGGCTTCAGAAGGCAATATGGTTTCTGTTGTCTGCAGTGGAGATGCCGGAGTCTACGGTATGGCAGGATTGGTTTATGAATTGTCTATCGACTATCCTGATGTTGAAATTGATATTGTTCCGGGCATAAGCGCTGTATTGAGCGGTTCTGCAGTTTTAGGTGCTCCAATAGGACATGATTTTGCAGTGATCAGCTTATCAGACCTCTTAACTCCATGGGAATTGATTGAAAAGCGATTGGCATTGGCTGGAGAAGGAGATTTCTGCATTTGCCTTTACAATCCTTCAAGCCACAAAAGGAAGGATTATCTTAAAAAGGCATGTGAAATATTATTGAAATACAAAGATGAAGACACCATCTGCGGATATGTGAGAAACATTGGCAGAGAAGGTGAGGAGTATCATATCACAAACCTTTTAGAGCTTAGAGATACTGAAGTAGACATGTTCACTACTGTTTTCATTGGAAATGCCAATACTATGGTCATTGATGATAAGATGGTAACACCTAGAGGCTATAAAGGCGTATAA
- a CDS encoding cobalt-precorrin 5A hydrolase produces MKVSIIAFTDNGMEIAYTLSNSLSEDNDISFTRCGKGELSVWTEEHFSDSDALIFIGAIGIALRAIAPYIRTKTKDPAVVVVDELGQFSIPVLSGHIGGANELALQMADILDAIPVITTATDINNVFAIDTWAKSQGLQILNPQCIKLVSSKLLKGEAIHIKSDYPIQGNVPNNVQINDLGDSNNDYDVIISHKNFENDDKDVLLLVPKIITVGIGCRKDINFENIEKSILNILKKENYHILSLNAIASIDKKANEKGILEFAKKYDLPFNTYSAEELNSLEGDFTKSEFVKSVVEVDNVCERSAVMESNGSLIRRKDTCDGAGVTVALAMNDPIISWE; encoded by the coding sequence ATGAAAGTATCAATCATTGCATTTACAGATAATGGCATGGAGATAGCCTATACATTATCAAATTCATTGTCTGAGGATAATGATATAAGCTTCACCAGATGTGGTAAAGGTGAACTGTCTGTTTGGACAGAGGAACATTTTTCAGATAGTGATGCTCTTATATTCATAGGTGCGATAGGAATAGCATTAAGGGCAATTGCCCCTTACATTAGGACTAAAACAAAGGATCCTGCTGTTGTCGTTGTAGATGAATTAGGACAATTTTCCATACCTGTCCTATCTGGGCATATTGGAGGAGCCAATGAATTGGCACTTCAAATGGCAGACATATTAGATGCAATTCCAGTCATTACAACTGCAACCGATATAAACAACGTATTTGCAATTGATACTTGGGCAAAAAGCCAAGGATTGCAGATTTTAAATCCGCAGTGCATCAAACTGGTTTCATCTAAATTGCTAAAGGGAGAGGCCATTCATATAAAATCAGATTATCCTATTCAAGGAAATGTGCCAAATAATGTCCAGATTAATGATTTGGGAGATTCAAATAATGATTATGATGTCATAATAAGCCATAAAAATTTTGAAAATGATGATAAGGATGTCTTATTATTAGTCCCAAAAATAATCACAGTTGGAATTGGATGTAGAAAGGATATAAATTTTGAAAATATTGAAAAATCCATTTTAAATATATTGAAAAAGGAAAATTATCATATCCTATCTTTAAATGCCATTGCAAGCATTGATAAGAAGGCTAATGAAAAGGGAATATTGGAATTTGCAAAGAAATACGATTTGCCATTCAATACTTATAGTGCGGAAGAGCTGAACAGTCTTGAAGGAGATTTCACAAAGTCAGAATTTGTAAAAAGTGTTGTGGAAGTGGATAATGTCTGTGAACGTTCCGCAGTCATGGAAAGCAATGGAAGCTTGATTAGAAGAAAGGACACTTGTGATGGTGCCGGAGTGACCGTTGCTTTAGCGATGAATGATCCCATTATCTCATGGGAATAA
- the cobM gene encoding precorrin-4 C(11)-methyltransferase, producing the protein MIHFVGAGSGAVDLITVRGAELLKEADVIIYAGSLVNPDLLNYAKESCEIYDSAKMTLDEVLEVMFEAENENKMTVRLHTGDSSIYGAIREQMDRLDEEGISYDVCPGVSSFCGAAASLKAEYTLPDVSQSVIITRMAGRTPVPEKESIASFAAHGATMVIFLSTGLLKDLSKELVKGDYTEDTPAAIVYKATWPDEKIMRCTVGTLYETAQENNVTKTALIIVGDVLDSEYSLSRLYADDFSTEFRQAKK; encoded by the coding sequence ATGATTCATTTTGTTGGAGCAGGAAGTGGAGCTGTTGACTTAATAACCGTAAGAGGGGCAGAACTCTTGAAGGAAGCGGATGTTATAATCTATGCAGGTTCATTGGTCAATCCTGACTTGTTAAATTATGCTAAAGAGTCTTGTGAAATTTATGACAGTGCTAAAATGACTTTGGATGAAGTATTGGAAGTCATGTTTGAGGCAGAAAATGAAAATAAGATGACAGTACGTCTGCATACTGGAGACTCCAGTATTTATGGAGCTATCCGTGAACAGATGGACCGTTTAGATGAGGAAGGAATTTCCTACGATGTTTGTCCTGGTGTTTCAAGCTTCTGTGGAGCTGCAGCATCCCTCAAGGCAGAATATACCTTACCTGATGTAAGCCAAAGTGTCATCATCACACGTATGGCAGGAAGGACTCCAGTTCCTGAAAAGGAAAGCATTGCATCATTTGCAGCACATGGAGCTACAATGGTCATTTTCCTAAGTACAGGGCTCCTTAAGGACTTATCCAAAGAGCTTGTAAAAGGGGATTACACTGAAGACACCCCTGCGGCAATCGTTTATAAGGCAACTTGGCCTGACGAAAAAATAATGAGATGTACTGTCGGAACATTATATGAAACTGCGCAGGAAAACAATGTTACAAAAACCGCTTTGATTATTGTTGGAGATGTTTTAGACAGTGAATACTCACTTTCACGTCTTTATGCAGATGATTTTTCAACAGAGTTCAGACAAGCTAAGAAATAA